The following proteins come from a genomic window of Desulfonatronum thioautotrophicum:
- a CDS encoding glycosyltransferase family 4 protein — GFDLLLRALVAVRGQGLALSCRIVGDGPEREALHRLAADLDLGDVVTFLGSRPNSEVREQLRQAAIFVLPCRTDASGDKDGIPVVLMEAMACGVCAVSGDLPTIRELIDHRENGLLVPPDDVPALAKCMEELLAYPDLRGTIAARGRLRIQEEFALDVNVRRLRSMLKGAT; from the coding sequence AGGGCTTTGATCTGCTGTTGCGTGCTCTGGTGGCTGTTCGCGGCCAGGGGCTTGCGCTGTCCTGCCGCATCGTGGGCGATGGCCCGGAGCGGGAGGCCCTGCACAGGCTGGCCGCCGACCTGGACCTGGGTGATGTGGTGACCTTTCTCGGGTCCCGGCCCAATTCCGAGGTCCGGGAACAGCTGCGCCAGGCCGCGATTTTCGTCCTGCCCTGCCGCACCGACGCTTCCGGGGACAAGGACGGCATTCCCGTGGTCCTGATGGAGGCCATGGCCTGCGGCGTCTGCGCGGTCAGCGGCGATTTGCCGACCATCCGGGAGCTGATCGACCACCGCGAAAACGGCCTGCTTGTCCCCCCGGATGACGTTCCGGCCTTGGCCAAATGTATGGAAGAGCTGCTGGCCTATCCGGACTTGCGAGGGACTATCGCGGCTCGGGGGCGGTTGCGGATTCAGGAAGAGTTCGCCCTGGATGTGAATGTCCGGCGGTTGCGAAGTATGCTGAAAGGAGCGACTTGA